The following coding sequences are from one Betaproteobacteria bacterium window:
- a CDS encoding group II truncated hemoglobin, with protein sequence MTTPRTTTYDLIGGEAGVARLTERFYQLMESVPQFRELRALHPDDLTSSRDKLFMFLSGWMGGPNLFVEKFGHPRLRARHTPFAIGSKERDQWVACMVLAMEEVGIEEGLRQKLLQNFFQTADFMRNKPD encoded by the coding sequence ATGACCACTCCCCGTACCACCACCTACGACCTGATCGGCGGCGAAGCCGGCGTCGCGCGCCTCACCGAGCGTTTTTACCAATTGATGGAATCCGTTCCCCAGTTCCGGGAATTGCGCGCCCTGCATCCTGACGACCTGACGTCGTCCCGGGACAAGCTGTTCATGTTCCTTTCCGGCTGGATGGGCGGACCGAACCTCTTCGTGGAAAAATTCGGCCATCCCCGCCTGCGGGCACGCCATACACCTTTCGCCATCGGCAGCAAGGAACGCGACCAGTGGGTGGCATGCATGGTCCTGGCCATGGAGGAGGTCGGCATCGAGGAAGGCTTGCGCCAGAAACTCCTGCAGAATTTCTTCCAGACCGCTGATTTCATGCGCAATAAGCCGGATTGA
- a CDS encoding YgiQ family radical SAM protein produces the protein MPFPAPLFSYRKFWAHRFGPAPFLPMSRAEMEALGWDSCDVILVTGDAYIDHPSFGMALVGRLLEAQGFRVGIISQPDWHSAADFKRLGKPNLFFGVTAGNMDSMVNRYTSDRKIRTDDAYTPNAEANKRPDRAVTVYAQRCREAFYGTPVVIGSIEASLRRIAHYDYWSDKVRRSVLPDAKADLLLFGNAERALVEVAHRLAKGEAIEQLRDIRGTAFMVRPGWRPCDEWEELDSTAVDAPGPVGHHPDPYAMTPATSAPADAGQAQVVRLMSRDQRLAARRDRRAHTVVRLPSYEAVKDDPVLYAHASRTFHLESNPGNARALVQAHGERDVWLNPPPIPLTTEELDRVYELPYARRPHPAYGEAKIPAWEMIRFSVNIMRGCFGGCTFCSITEHEGRIIQSRSEASVLREIEEMRDKTPGFTGIVSDLGGPTANMYHLKCKDEKIEAACRRLSCVYPDICENMGTDHDPLISLYRKARSLPGVKKVLIGSGLRYDLAVRSPEYIRELVTHHVGGYLKIAPEHTEAGPLSKMMKPGIGAYDRFKQLFERFSREAGKEQYLIPYFIAAHPGTTDEDMLNLALWLKRNNFRLDQVQTFLPTPMALATTMYHTERNPLKKLQRQGGESVGAVRNARQRKLHKAFLRYHDAENWPLLRDALKAMGRADLIGNGKKHLIPAWQPAGTGLPAGRTTPVRPQRGAGSTRSRAPAK, from the coding sequence ATGCCATTCCCCGCACCGCTTTTCTCCTACCGCAAATTCTGGGCGCACCGCTTCGGTCCGGCGCCCTTCCTGCCCATGAGCCGGGCGGAAATGGAGGCTTTGGGCTGGGATTCCTGCGACGTCATCCTGGTGACCGGCGATGCCTATATCGACCATCCCAGCTTCGGCATGGCCCTGGTGGGGCGGCTGCTGGAGGCTCAAGGCTTCCGGGTGGGCATCATCAGCCAGCCGGACTGGCACTCGGCGGCGGATTTCAAGCGCCTGGGCAAGCCCAATCTGTTCTTCGGGGTGACCGCCGGCAATATGGATTCCATGGTCAATCGCTACACCTCCGACCGCAAGATCCGCACCGACGACGCCTACACCCCCAACGCCGAGGCCAACAAGCGCCCCGACCGGGCGGTGACGGTCTATGCCCAGCGCTGCCGCGAGGCCTTTTACGGCACGCCGGTGGTGATCGGCTCCATCGAGGCCAGCCTGCGCCGCATCGCCCACTACGACTACTGGTCGGACAAGGTGCGCCGTTCCGTGCTGCCGGACGCCAAGGCCGACCTGCTGCTGTTCGGCAATGCCGAGCGGGCGCTGGTGGAGGTGGCCCATCGTCTGGCCAAGGGCGAGGCCATCGAACAGTTACGCGACATCCGCGGCACGGCCTTCATGGTGCGGCCGGGCTGGCGGCCTTGCGACGAATGGGAGGAACTGGACTCCACGGCGGTCGACGCGCCGGGACCGGTGGGCCATCACCCCGACCCCTACGCCATGACGCCCGCCACGTCAGCTCCGGCGGATGCCGGACAAGCCCAGGTGGTGCGGCTCATGAGCCGCGACCAGCGCCTGGCCGCCCGCCGCGACCGCCGTGCCCATACGGTCGTGCGCCTGCCGTCCTACGAGGCGGTGAAAGACGACCCCGTCCTCTACGCCCACGCCTCCCGCACCTTCCATCTGGAATCCAACCCCGGCAACGCCCGGGCCCTGGTGCAGGCCCACGGGGAGCGGGATGTCTGGCTCAATCCACCCCCAATCCCGCTGACCACCGAGGAACTGGACCGGGTGTACGAGCTGCCCTACGCCCGCCGCCCCCATCCGGCCTACGGCGAGGCCAAGATTCCAGCCTGGGAGATGATCCGCTTTTCGGTCAATATCATGCGCGGCTGCTTCGGAGGCTGCACCTTCTGCTCCATCACCGAACACGAGGGGCGCATCATCCAGAGCCGTTCGGAAGCGTCCGTGCTGCGCGAAATCGAGGAAATGCGGGACAAGACGCCGGGTTTCACCGGCATCGTCTCCGACCTGGGCGGCCCTACGGCCAACATGTACCACCTGAAGTGCAAGGACGAGAAGATCGAGGCCGCCTGCCGCCGGCTCTCCTGCGTCTACCCCGACATCTGCGAGAACATGGGGACCGACCACGATCCCTTGATATCGCTCTACCGCAAGGCCCGCAGCCTGCCGGGGGTGAAGAAGGTACTGATCGGCTCCGGCCTGCGTTACGACCTGGCCGTGCGCTCGCCGGAGTACATCCGGGAGCTGGTCACCCACCACGTGGGCGGCTATCTCAAGATCGCGCCGGAGCACACCGAGGCCGGGCCCCTGTCCAAGATGATGAAGCCGGGCATCGGCGCCTACGACCGCTTCAAGCAGCTTTTCGAGCGTTTCTCGCGGGAGGCGGGCAAGGAACAGTACCTGATCCCCTATTTCATCGCCGCCCACCCGGGAACCACCGACGAGGACATGCTCAACCTGGCGCTATGGTTGAAGCGCAACAACTTCCGCCTGGACCAGGTGCAGACCTTCCTGCCCACGCCCATGGCGCTGGCCACCACCATGTACCACACCGAGCGCAACCCGCTGAAAAAGCTGCAGCGCCAGGGCGGGGAAAGCGTCGGCGCCGTGCGCAACGCCCGCCAAAGGAAGCTGCACAAGGCCTTCCTGCGCTACCACGATGCGGAAAACTGGCCCCTCCTGCGTGACGCCCTCAAGGCCATGGGGCGGGCCGACCTCATCGGCAACGGCAAGAAGCACTTGATCCCGGCCTGGCAGCCGGCAGGGACGGGCCTGCCCGCAGGCCGCACGACGCCCGTCAGGCCTCAGCGGGGCGCAGGATCGACGCGCTCCAGGGCACCCGCGAAATAG
- a CDS encoding STAS domain-containing protein, giving the protein MSEARIALLPVRVVAGVTVASPQGRIDHASAPRLDASLEPLLKGCRAGGPPLLLDLSGVEYISSMGLRVLVVASRTANAQGGKFAVAALQPLVQEVFSIARLNLMMPCYLDVDTGCAQLSA; this is encoded by the coding sequence ATGAGCGAGGCCAGGATTGCCCTGCTGCCCGTCCGCGTCGTGGCCGGCGTCACGGTCGCCTCGCCCCAGGGGCGTATCGACCACGCCAGCGCGCCGCGCCTCGACGCCAGCCTGGAACCGCTCCTCAAGGGCTGCCGGGCGGGGGGGCCGCCCCTGCTGCTCGATCTTTCCGGAGTCGAGTACATCAGCAGTATGGGGCTGCGGGTCCTGGTGGTCGCTTCCCGCACGGCCAATGCCCAGGGGGGAAAGTTTGCCGTGGCCGCCTTGCAGCCCCTGGTGCAGGAAGTCTTCTCCATCGCCCGCCTCAACCTGATGATGCCCTGCTACCTGGACGTCGACACGGGCTGCGCCCAATTGAGCGCATGA
- a CDS encoding MBL fold metallo-hydrolase, whose product MRVVFWGTRGSMPVALTAADLRAKIIAALIAARGRDLPDTAAVSAFVDSLPFATAGTFGGHSSCVEIVGGGAEHIVCDLGSGVRPLGQSKMATYGAARPQLYHIFLSHLHWDHLMGFPFFAPAYIPGNRIVIHGCHAEMEEAVRLQFAQPCFPVGFETLGATIEFDTLLPDQAHQIAGFNVTPKRQLHGGDSYGYRFERFGQAVVYSTDSEHKLEDAAERQGFVDFFRGADLVVFDAMYSLAEAASVKADWGHSSNVVGVELCLAAGVRRLALFHHEPIHDDTRLQKLLAETRRFEEITREDRRPLEVLSAYDGLTVEL is encoded by the coding sequence ATGCGGGTCGTCTTCTGGGGGACACGGGGCTCCATGCCCGTCGCACTCACCGCCGCCGACCTGCGGGCCAAGATCATCGCCGCACTCATCGCCGCCCGGGGTCGCGATCTGCCGGATACGGCCGCGGTTTCAGCCTTCGTCGATAGCCTGCCCTTCGCCACCGCCGGCACCTTTGGCGGCCACTCGTCCTGCGTCGAAATCGTGGGCGGGGGCGCCGAGCACATCGTCTGCGACCTGGGCAGCGGCGTCCGGCCCCTGGGTCAGTCCAAAATGGCCACCTATGGTGCAGCGCGGCCTCAGCTCTACCACATCTTCCTGTCCCACCTGCACTGGGATCACCTGATGGGCTTTCCCTTCTTCGCCCCGGCCTACATTCCGGGCAACCGCATCGTCATCCACGGCTGCCATGCGGAAATGGAGGAAGCGGTGCGCCTGCAGTTCGCCCAGCCCTGTTTCCCGGTCGGATTCGAGACCCTGGGCGCCACCATCGAATTCGACACCCTGCTTCCCGACCAGGCGCACCAGATCGCCGGCTTCAACGTGACCCCCAAGCGCCAGCTCCACGGCGGCGATTCCTATGGCTACCGCTTCGAGCGTTTCGGCCAGGCCGTGGTGTATTCGACCGATTCCGAGCACAAACTGGAAGACGCCGCGGAACGCCAGGGGTTCGTCGATTTCTTCCGCGGGGCCGATCTGGTGGTCTTTGACGCCATGTATTCCCTGGCCGAGGCCGCCTCGGTCAAGGCCGACTGGGGGCATTCGAGCAACGTGGTCGGGGTGGAGCTCTGTCTCGCGGCCGGCGTCCGCCGCCTCGCCCTCTTCCACCACGAGCCGATCCACGACGACACCCGTCTGCAGAAACTCCTGGCCGAGACCCGGCGTTTCGAGGAAATCACCCGGGAAGACCGCCGGCCCCTGGAAGTGCTGTCCGCCTACGATGGGCTGACGGTGGAGCTGTGA
- a CDS encoding CHASE2 domain-containing protein: MTAGALARFFLAQRGRSLAAAFLGVAVLLVVQADQAPLLPLRHLLFDSYQRVFPRERPDPVAILVDIDEASLARHGQWPWPRDLMATLLDRILEAQPKAVGFDILFAEPDRLGPEALARRYPQLPARVLGSLPDPDLALAEALGRGRTVLALSGESDAGPGTHVPARSLVLRGFDAGVALPAFPAAIGSIDLLEQAAGGLALINAPPDQSGREVERGVLRRVPLVAEVGPSRLATLGVELVRLGTGSPILDVRTDSHGITAIRVKGHSLETLPNGDLALHFGRPAHDRHVSAAALLAGDADLEMLHDKYVIVGFTGLGLLDNVVNPLGEKTPGVDVHIQVIESLLTGDSLRRPWWMARLELAALVAFGIGLILAVPVLRPAYAAGLGALAATLLTLAGFVAFRWGNWLFDSATIVTLLNPIFITLIGNSLVEADQRRRQAEAELNASRESAARVAGELDAARRIQMGLLPDPATVFAGDSRLTVAALLEPARAVGGDYYECFAMDSRHACIAIGDVTGKGVPASLFMTIAKTLTGAMVRRVPDLGDALRQAEVELSRHNPEMLFVTAFVAVLDLQTGELACVCAGHDAPILKRGHELLRLDLGEDCGPPVGACGNYPFVAARRSLEPGDLVCLFTDGVTEAQDGQRFYGSFRLLAAVSRLAADADPATAVAAIRDDVRRFEAGRPAADDLTLLALRWNGPGSGFQ; this comes from the coding sequence GTGACGGCGGGCGCCCTCGCACGCTTTTTCCTTGCTCAACGGGGCCGCAGCCTCGCCGCCGCCTTCCTCGGGGTAGCCGTCCTGCTGGTGGTGCAGGCCGACCAGGCCCCGCTCCTGCCCCTGCGCCACCTTCTATTCGACAGCTATCAGCGGGTCTTTCCCCGCGAACGCCCCGATCCGGTGGCGATCCTGGTGGATATCGACGAGGCAAGCCTCGCCCGCCATGGCCAGTGGCCCTGGCCGCGGGATCTCATGGCGACACTCCTGGATCGCATTCTGGAGGCCCAGCCCAAGGCGGTGGGCTTCGACATCCTCTTCGCCGAGCCCGACCGTCTCGGGCCGGAGGCCCTGGCCCGCCGCTACCCCCAGTTGCCGGCCCGGGTTCTGGGCTCCCTGCCCGATCCCGACCTTGCCCTGGCCGAAGCCCTGGGCCGTGGCAGAACGGTTCTGGCCCTCAGCGGCGAGTCGGATGCGGGGCCCGGAACCCACGTCCCGGCGAGGAGTCTCGTGCTGCGGGGCTTCGACGCGGGCGTCGCCCTGCCGGCCTTCCCCGCCGCCATAGGCAGCATCGACCTGCTGGAGCAGGCGGCAGGTGGTCTGGCCCTCATCAACGCGCCGCCGGATCAGTCCGGGCGGGAGGTGGAGCGCGGCGTCCTGCGTCGGGTGCCCCTGGTGGCCGAAGTAGGGCCATCGCGCCTCGCCACCCTGGGCGTGGAGCTGGTGCGTCTCGGCACCGGCTCGCCCATTCTGGACGTCAGAACGGATAGCCACGGAATCACGGCAATCCGCGTCAAGGGGCATAGCCTCGAAACCCTCCCCAATGGCGATCTGGCGCTGCATTTCGGGCGGCCGGCGCACGACCGCCACGTCTCGGCAGCCGCGCTGCTCGCGGGCGACGCCGACCTGGAAATGCTGCACGACAAGTACGTGATCGTCGGCTTCACCGGCCTCGGCCTGCTCGACAACGTCGTCAATCCCCTGGGAGAGAAGACCCCCGGCGTCGACGTGCATATCCAGGTCATCGAAAGCCTGCTCACCGGAGATTCCCTGCGCCGCCCCTGGTGGATGGCGCGCCTGGAACTCGCCGCCCTGGTGGCCTTTGGCATCGGCCTCATCCTGGCTGTCCCCGTCCTGCGCCCCGCCTACGCCGCGGGACTCGGCGCCCTCGCCGCCACCCTGCTCACCCTGGCGGGCTTCGTGGCCTTCCGCTGGGGCAACTGGTTGTTCGATTCCGCCACCATCGTCACCCTGCTCAACCCCATCTTCATCACCCTGATCGGCAACAGCCTGGTCGAAGCCGACCAGAGACGTCGCCAGGCCGAGGCGGAACTCAACGCCAGTCGCGAATCCGCCGCCCGGGTGGCCGGCGAACTCGACGCCGCCCGGCGCATCCAGATGGGGCTCCTGCCCGATCCGGCGACGGTCTTTGCGGGGGATTCCCGCCTCACCGTCGCGGCCCTGCTCGAACCGGCCCGGGCCGTGGGCGGCGACTACTACGAATGTTTCGCCATGGATTCCCGCCACGCCTGTATCGCCATCGGCGACGTGACCGGCAAGGGGGTGCCTGCCAGCCTGTTCATGACCATCGCCAAGACCCTCACGGGAGCCATGGTGCGCCGGGTGCCGGATCTCGGCGACGCCCTGCGCCAGGCGGAGGTCGAGCTCTCCCGCCACAATCCGGAAATGCTTTTCGTCACCGCCTTCGTCGCCGTCCTCGATCTGCAAACCGGAGAACTCGCCTGCGTCTGCGCCGGCCACGATGCGCCCATCCTCAAGCGTGGTCATGAACTCCTGCGCCTCGACCTGGGCGAGGATTGCGGCCCGCCCGTGGGCGCCTGCGGCAACTACCCCTTCGTCGCCGCACGCCGCAGCCTGGAGCCGGGCGATCTGGTCTGCCTATTCACCGACGGGGTGACCGAAGCCCAGGACGGGCAACGTTTCTACGGGAGCTTCCGGCTGCTGGCTGCCGTCTCCCGCCTTGCGGCGGATGCCGATCCGGCCACCGCCGTCGCCGCCATCCGCGACGACGTGCGCCGCTTCGAGGCGGGGCGCCCCGCCGCCGATGACCTCACCCTCCTGGCCCTGCGCTGGAACGGCCCCGGAAGCGGTTTTCAGTAA